A portion of the Ricinus communis isolate WT05 ecotype wild-type chromosome 10, ASM1957865v1, whole genome shotgun sequence genome contains these proteins:
- the LOC8280759 gene encoding uncharacterized protein LOC8280759: MSYFSGCCSNLVKFVIFFIMTMMIVSLQTSMGFEEEEDNNHLQEFWSREELVRLAGYGEEKLSTVLITGTVLCDGTPLGASPVSGALVGINCGEWSQQSSAAAEAVTDEYGEFQIDLPSQLHAILNLEKACSLKVLRMPKNSACKLAFGKEGKTLTLLLARDGVRVYSAGEIKLSSLKDRAE; the protein is encoded by the exons ATGAGCTACTTTAGCGGCTGCTGCAGCAATCTCGTGAAGTTCGTCATCTTCTTTATCATGACGATGATGATTGTATCCCTTCAAACGTCAATGGGTTTCGAGGAGGAAGAAGATAACAATCACTTGCAGGAGTTTTGGAGCAGAGAGGAATTGGTGAGGTTGGCTGGTTATGGTGAAGAGAAGCTATCAACTGTGCTCATCACAGGCACTGTTCTTTGTGATGGAACCCCGCTTGGAGCATCTCCTGTATCAG GTGCTTTGGTGGGCATCAACTGTGGAGAGTGGAGCCAACAAAGTTCTGCAGCAGCAGAAGCAGTCACTGATGAATATggagaatttcaaattgatctTCCTTCTCAGCTCCATGCAATTCTCAACCTGGAGAAAGCATGTTCACTTAAAGTTCTGAGAATGCCAAAGAACTCTGCCTGCAAACTAGCATTTGGCAAGGAAGGCAAAACACTGACATTGTTATTAGCTCGTGACGGCGTTCGCGTATACAGTGCTGGGGAGATAAAACTTTCTTCACTCAAAGATAGAGCAGAGTGA
- the LOC8280758 gene encoding acyl carrier protein 3, mitochondrial yields MQSIRSSILSHMRLRAFAQQRSLRGNVFKPLQRQMCISSATSPDQVMDRVIGLVKKFDKIDASKVTETANFQKDLCLDSLDRVELVMAFEQEFSIEIPDEQADKLSCCADVAKYIFSGGEQKTSES; encoded by the exons ATGCAAAGCATAAGAAGCTCCATCTTGAGCCATATGAGGCTTAGAGCTTTTGCCCAGCAGCGGTCGTTAAGAGGCAATGTGTTCAAGCCACTGCAGCGGCAAATGTGTATATCAAGCGCCACCAGTCCTGATCAAGTCATGGATCGGGTGATAGGATTGGTTAAGAAGTTTGATAAAATTGATGCCAGTAAG GTGACAGAAACAGCTAATTTTCAGAAAGATTTGTGCCTGGACAGCTTAGACAGGGTGGAGCTTGTTATGGCCTTTGAGCAAGAATTTTCCATTGAAATCCCTGATGAGCAAGCGGATAAGCTTAGTTGTTGTGCTGATGTcgcaaaatatatattttctggAGGTGAGCAGAAAACTTCTGAATCCTGA